In a single window of the Pedococcus dokdonensis genome:
- the pseB gene encoding UDP-N-acetylglucosamine 4,6-dehydratase (inverting): MPDVTAAPSSVLAGSSILVTGGTGSFGKAFITEALKNHDPKRIVIFSRDELKQYEVRQLFGDDPRLRWFIGDIRDRHRLNRAMHGIDYVVHAAALKQVDTAEYNPWEFVQTNVVGSQNVIEACIDAGVKRVVALSTDKASSPINLYGATKLTADKLFITGNHYAAAYPTRFSVVRYGNVMGSRGSVIPFFRKLAEAGQSLPITDLRMTRFFITLPQAVKFVTDSFELMQGGELYVPKIPSMKITDLAQAVAPGAEMHEIGLRPGEKLHEEMISPEEGRRALRLGDRFVLQPDLASWGYTPPEHGEPVPEGFHYTSDNNTEWFTREDFTALLETDV; encoded by the coding sequence ATGCCCGACGTCACTGCTGCACCCTCGTCCGTCCTCGCCGGCTCCTCGATCCTGGTCACCGGCGGCACCGGCTCGTTCGGGAAGGCGTTCATCACCGAGGCGCTGAAGAACCACGACCCCAAGAGGATCGTCATCTTCAGCCGTGACGAGCTCAAGCAGTACGAGGTGCGGCAGCTGTTCGGCGACGACCCGCGGCTGCGCTGGTTCATCGGAGACATCCGCGACCGGCACCGCCTCAACCGCGCGATGCACGGCATCGACTACGTCGTGCACGCCGCCGCCCTCAAGCAGGTCGACACGGCCGAGTACAACCCGTGGGAGTTCGTCCAGACCAACGTCGTGGGCTCGCAGAACGTCATCGAGGCCTGCATCGACGCCGGCGTGAAGCGCGTCGTCGCGCTGTCCACCGACAAGGCGTCCTCCCCGATCAACCTCTACGGCGCCACCAAGCTGACCGCGGACAAGCTCTTCATCACCGGCAACCACTACGCCGCCGCCTACCCCACCCGCTTCTCGGTGGTCCGCTACGGCAACGTCATGGGCAGCCGCGGCTCCGTGATCCCCTTCTTCCGCAAGCTCGCCGAGGCCGGCCAGTCGCTCCCGATCACCGACCTGCGCATGACCCGGTTCTTCATCACGCTGCCCCAGGCGGTGAAGTTCGTCACCGACTCGTTCGAGCTGATGCAGGGCGGCGAGCTGTACGTGCCGAAGATCCCGTCGATGAAGATCACCGACCTCGCCCAGGCCGTCGCTCCCGGCGCCGAGATGCACGAGATCGGCCTGCGTCCGGGCGAGAAGCTGCACGAGGAGATGATCAGCCCCGAGGAGGGCCGCCGGGCCCTGCGCCTCGGCGACCGCTTCGTCCTCCAGCCCGACCTCGCCTCGTGGGGCTACACCCCGCCGGAGCACGGCGAGCCGGTGCCCGAGGGGTTCCACTACACCTCGGACAACAACACCGAGTGGTTCACCCGGGAGGACTTCACGGCACTGCTCGAGACGGACGTCTGA
- a CDS encoding DegT/DnrJ/EryC1/StrS family aminotransferase, whose translation MLPYGRQSVDDGDVAAVSEVLTSDWLTTGPWVRTFESELAELAGTQGAVTVTSGTAALHTAYAAIGIGPGDEVVTTPLTFVATASTATMLGATVVFADVTPDTGNLDPDSVSAVLTDRTRVVSGVDYGGHPIDVAGLRGLVADRDTLLLEDAAHSIGGSLDGTPVGSLADVTTFSFFPTKNLTTAEGGAVVATDPEVLRRAATFRNIGMVKDPDRMQRSDEGAWWYEVHELGVNYRLPDVLAALGSNQLTRLGRFKARRTELHRRYTEGLAGLDELVLPPTRDGADPTWHLYSLRIRDGRRRALFDHLRDHGIGVQVNYIPVYWHPLYAAQGYQRGMCPVAEEYYEQEISLPLFPDLLDSDVDRVIELVRGFLGG comes from the coding sequence GTGCTCCCCTACGGCCGCCAGTCGGTCGACGACGGCGATGTCGCGGCGGTCTCCGAGGTCCTCACCAGCGACTGGCTGACCACCGGCCCGTGGGTGCGCACCTTCGAGTCCGAGCTGGCCGAGCTCGCCGGCACCCAGGGCGCGGTGACGGTGACCTCGGGCACCGCCGCCCTGCACACCGCATACGCGGCCATCGGCATCGGCCCCGGCGACGAGGTGGTCACCACCCCGCTCACCTTCGTGGCCACCGCGAGCACCGCGACGATGCTGGGCGCCACAGTCGTCTTCGCCGACGTCACGCCCGACACCGGCAACCTCGACCCCGACTCGGTGTCAGCCGTGCTGACCGACCGCACCCGGGTGGTGTCGGGGGTCGACTACGGGGGCCACCCCATCGACGTGGCGGGGCTGCGCGGGCTGGTCGCCGACCGCGACACACTCCTGCTCGAGGACGCCGCCCACTCGATCGGTGGCAGCCTCGACGGCACGCCCGTGGGCTCGCTGGCGGACGTCACCACCTTCTCGTTCTTCCCCACCAAGAACCTCACCACGGCCGAGGGCGGGGCGGTCGTCGCCACCGACCCCGAGGTGCTGCGCCGGGCAGCGACGTTCCGCAACATCGGCATGGTCAAGGACCCCGACCGGATGCAGCGCAGCGACGAGGGCGCCTGGTGGTACGAGGTGCACGAGCTGGGGGTCAACTACCGGCTGCCCGACGTCCTCGCGGCGCTCGGCTCCAACCAGCTGACCCGGCTCGGCCGCTTCAAGGCCCGGCGAACCGAGCTGCACCGGCGCTACACCGAGGGACTCGCCGGTCTCGACGAGCTGGTGCTTCCCCCCACCCGCGACGGCGCCGACCCGACGTGGCACCTCTACTCGCTGCGGATCCGCGACGGCCGCCGCCGCGCGCTGTTCGACCACCTGCGCGATCACGGGATCGGCGTGCAGGTCAACTACATCCCGGTCTACTGGCACCCCCTGTATGCCGCGCAGGGCTACCAGCGCGGCATGTGCCCCGTGGCCGAGGAGT